One Streptomyces sp. B21-105 genomic region harbors:
- a CDS encoding ABC transporter substrate-binding protein codes for MRSIRRSLAVLAAVALTAVTAGCGSSDEGDAGGKITLNVSTFSEWGYSGLLKEYQKLHPDITIKHNRFATSDEAKEQFQTALGAGSGLADVIGVDNSWMPQILKYPDNFVDLSSPKVEGRWLDWTTKIATTDDGKLLGYATDLGPQTIAYRADLFKEAGLPNDREEVAKLFGGDNATWDDFFAVGEKFKAAKTGPAFYDASASVATGWTDQYEVLWEDPKNGEIIAGENKDLRNIYDTVMSHEGLSADLARFSEDWVSAFQKDKFAVMLAPSWMLGVIKGNSAGVKGWDIADVFPNGGVNSGGSYLSVPKQSKHPEEAQALAEWLTAPEQQMKAFKASGNFPSQVEAQKSPEMQKVTEPFFNDAPVGKVLAERASNISVVPYKGDNYFAITAAFNDAVNRVSVDKTHSAKESWDMFVEGLDSLK; via the coding sequence ATGCGATCCATTCGAAGGTCCCTCGCTGTGCTTGCAGCGGTCGCATTGACCGCCGTCACCGCCGGGTGCGGATCCAGCGACGAGGGCGATGCCGGCGGCAAGATCACCCTCAACGTCTCGACGTTCAGCGAGTGGGGTTACAGCGGCCTGCTGAAGGAGTACCAGAAGCTCCACCCCGACATCACGATCAAGCACAACCGCTTCGCCACGAGTGATGAGGCCAAGGAGCAGTTCCAGACCGCGCTCGGCGCGGGCTCGGGTCTCGCCGATGTCATCGGTGTCGACAACAGCTGGATGCCGCAGATCCTCAAGTACCCGGACAACTTCGTGGATCTCTCCTCACCGAAGGTCGAGGGCCGCTGGCTGGACTGGACAACGAAGATCGCCACCACGGACGACGGCAAGCTGCTCGGATACGCGACGGACCTGGGACCGCAGACGATCGCCTACCGCGCCGACCTGTTCAAGGAGGCCGGTCTGCCGAACGACCGCGAGGAGGTCGCCAAGCTCTTCGGTGGCGACAACGCGACATGGGACGACTTCTTCGCCGTCGGCGAGAAGTTCAAGGCCGCCAAGACAGGTCCGGCGTTCTACGATGCGTCGGCCTCGGTGGCGACCGGCTGGACCGACCAGTACGAGGTGCTCTGGGAGGACCCCAAGAACGGCGAGATCATCGCCGGCGAGAACAAGGACCTCCGGAACATCTACGACACCGTGATGTCGCATGAGGGCCTGTCCGCAGACCTCGCGCGGTTCAGTGAGGACTGGGTCAGCGCATTCCAGAAGGACAAGTTCGCGGTGATGCTCGCGCCTTCGTGGATGCTCGGCGTCATCAAGGGCAATTCGGCCGGGGTCAAGGGCTGGGATATCGCCGACGTCTTCCCCAACGGCGGTGTCAACAGCGGCGGTTCGTACCTCAGCGTGCCGAAGCAGTCCAAGCACCCCGAGGAGGCGCAGGCGCTGGCGGAGTGGCTCACCGCCCCGGAGCAGCAGATGAAGGCGTTCAAGGCGTCGGGCAACTTCCCCAGCCAGGTCGAGGCCCAGAAGAGCCCTGAGATGCAGAAGGTGACCGAACCCTTCTTCAACGATGCGCCCGTAGGAAAGGTCCTCGCCGAGCGCGCGTCGAACATCAGCGTGGTCCCGTACAAGGGTGACAACTACTTCGCGATCACAGCGGCATTCAACGACGCGGTCAACCGTGTCTCGGTCGACAAGACCCACTCCGCCAAGGAGTCATGGGACATGTTCGTCGAGGGACTGGACTCGCTGAAGTGA
- a CDS encoding LacI family DNA-binding transcriptional regulator, which translates to MTSADVARESGVSRSTVSFVLNYVPKQTIPEATRQKVLAAAERLGYTPNGPTQALSRGRGSTVLLRLPDFPPSSIVAELDRGLASQGLMLVTHTASPGRQPALSLAAPVAVPGLTPFDARQVVAFQARGARVVLPGPDDPPPPRDDAGRVVGAAQATHLAWRGTVRIGYVHPADPRLGPMSDRRHAGADETARRLGLPMVPSRRMPDDGDFTPILRSWPAQAPVTAIAAFNDDVALAILNAAWVLGVEVPSEPAVIGADDIAAARYACPPLTTIRGSNKPFGAMLAGWVLQRLDAGGVAPPSSDEPPVWTPDIVARASA; encoded by the coding sequence GTGACGAGCGCGGATGTCGCGCGGGAGTCAGGCGTGTCGCGGTCAACGGTGAGCTTCGTACTCAACTACGTGCCGAAACAGACCATCCCGGAAGCGACGCGACAGAAGGTTCTGGCGGCTGCCGAGCGGTTGGGTTACACCCCGAACGGGCCCACGCAGGCACTGTCGCGAGGACGCGGCAGCACTGTGCTGCTGCGCCTGCCGGACTTTCCGCCCAGCTCGATCGTCGCCGAGCTCGATCGGGGATTGGCCTCGCAAGGATTGATGCTGGTGACCCATACGGCCAGCCCGGGCCGCCAGCCGGCTCTATCGCTGGCCGCCCCGGTCGCGGTACCGGGACTGACCCCCTTCGACGCAAGGCAAGTCGTCGCATTTCAGGCACGCGGCGCCCGGGTGGTACTGCCAGGACCCGACGACCCGCCGCCTCCCCGTGACGACGCGGGCCGCGTCGTCGGCGCGGCCCAGGCGACCCACTTGGCCTGGCGCGGCACCGTCCGCATCGGCTACGTCCACCCCGCCGATCCCCGGCTCGGACCGATGTCCGACCGGCGCCACGCGGGCGCCGACGAAACAGCGCGCCGGCTCGGCCTGCCTATGGTGCCCTCGCGTCGCATGCCCGACGACGGGGACTTCACGCCGATACTGCGCAGTTGGCCGGCACAAGCGCCCGTCACCGCGATCGCCGCGTTCAACGACGACGTCGCCCTGGCGATCTTGAACGCCGCGTGGGTTCTGGGCGTGGAAGTTCCCTCCGAGCCGGCCGTGATCGGCGCGGACGACATCGCGGCCGCCCGGTACGCCTGCCCACCGCTGACTACGATCCGCGGCTCCAACAAGCCCTTTGGGGCCATGCTGGCCGGGTGGGTTCTGCAGCGGCTCGACGCCGGCGGAGTCGCGCCCCCCAGCTCGGACGAACCTCCGGTGTGGACACCGGACATCGTGGCCCGAGCGTCCGCCTGA
- a CDS encoding cutinase family protein, translating to MGPCWPGGFCSGSTPAESRPPARTNLRCGHRTSWPERPPDRFSNVGVCSQGALTGAATVAVIPGATEPKVKAVVLFGNPIRGFPTYRQVTGTYQARTLDDCATGDPICGGGTDSAAHGAYSQPQHNDSAAEFIAARM from the coding sequence TTGGGGCCATGCTGGCCGGGTGGGTTCTGCAGCGGCTCGACGCCGGCGGAGTCGCGCCCCCCAGCTCGGACGAACCTCCGGTGTGGACACCGGACATCGTGGCCCGAGCGTCCGCCTGACCGGTTCTCCAATGTCGGAGTCTGCAGCCAAGGAGCCCTCACGGGTGCGGCCACCGTGGCCGTCATACCCGGCGCCACAGAGCCGAAGGTCAAGGCAGTTGTGCTCTTCGGCAACCCCATCCGCGGGTTCCCGACCTACCGTCAGGTGACCGGCACCTACCAGGCACGCACGCTCGACGACTGCGCGACCGGCGACCCGATCTGTGGCGGCGGGACGGACTCCGCCGCCCACGGCGCCTACTCCCAACCGCAACACAACGACTCCGCCGCGGAGTTCATTGCGGCACGCATGTGA
- a CDS encoding carbohydrate ABC transporter permease, producing MKASPYAYISPFFILFGIVGLFPLLYTAYVSLHDWDLIGGQSEFVGLDNFTFILDQPVFWDAMGNTVSIFLLSTVPQILIALVLASLLHANIRARTFWRMGVLLPYVIAPVAVTLIFSRMFADQSGLVNALLEQLGMDPIGWHRDSLPAHIVIANMVNFRWTGFNTLVLLAAMQAISRDLYEAAILDGAGRIRQFFSVTVPSVRPTLIFVVITSTIGGLQIFDEPRLYDTQGLGGSSGQWKTITLYLYELGWNQQRLGRAAAVAWLLFLLIIAFALVSNWLSRRIASGDDATAGSRQTRRAARRSAPSAAARTPDSSAPSGATPGSST from the coding sequence ATGAAGGCGTCGCCGTACGCCTATATCTCCCCGTTCTTCATCCTGTTCGGGATCGTCGGCCTGTTCCCGCTGCTGTACACCGCCTACGTCTCGCTGCACGACTGGGACCTCATCGGTGGGCAGAGCGAATTCGTCGGGCTCGACAACTTCACCTTTATCCTCGACCAGCCGGTCTTCTGGGATGCGATGGGCAACACCGTCAGCATCTTCCTGCTCTCGACGGTCCCCCAGATTCTGATCGCCCTCGTACTTGCCAGCCTCCTGCACGCGAACATTCGTGCGCGCACCTTCTGGCGGATGGGGGTACTGCTGCCGTACGTGATCGCTCCGGTCGCCGTGACGCTGATCTTCTCGCGCATGTTCGCGGACCAGTCCGGTCTGGTGAACGCGCTTCTCGAGCAGCTGGGCATGGATCCGATCGGATGGCACCGGGACAGCCTTCCGGCGCACATCGTCATCGCAAACATGGTCAACTTCCGGTGGACCGGCTTCAACACCCTCGTGCTGCTTGCGGCGATGCAGGCGATCTCCCGTGACCTGTACGAGGCGGCGATCCTCGACGGCGCGGGGCGGATTCGACAGTTCTTCTCCGTCACGGTGCCGTCCGTGCGTCCGACGCTCATCTTCGTCGTGATCACGTCCACGATCGGCGGGCTGCAGATCTTTGACGAGCCGCGTCTGTACGACACGCAAGGGCTCGGCGGCAGTTCAGGGCAGTGGAAGACGATCACTCTGTACCTGTACGAACTCGGCTGGAACCAGCAGCGACTGGGCCGTGCAGCGGCCGTCGCGTGGCTGCTCTTCCTGCTGATCATCGCATTCGCTCTGGTCAGCAACTGGCTGTCGCGCCGCATCGCTTCCGGAGACGACGCCACGGCCGGCTCCCGGCAGACGCGCCGTGCCGCCCGACGCAGCGCACCGAGCGCAGCAGCTCGTACGCCCGACTCCTCCGCACCGTCCGGTGCCACGCCCGGGAGCAGCACGTGA
- a CDS encoding TetR/AcrR family transcriptional regulator, giving the protein MAESTGPRGPYRKGLQRRREIVAAAAELFAESGYAHSSMRELARRMRLTQTGLLHHFADKEELLVEVLNLRDSSVADYLSEQHATDVATRSREVARHSAEHEGLTSLYIILSAEAIDRDHPAHPYFVEHYQAAQTLTLDPGPEAPEGAPMGISPEMIATLGTALQDGLQIQRRYRDDLDVVEAIDAFWRLVAAARAHWVQQAASDDSNRRDDDSD; this is encoded by the coding sequence ATGGCGGAAAGCACCGGGCCTCGGGGGCCCTATCGCAAGGGGCTCCAGCGCCGCCGGGAGATCGTCGCCGCTGCAGCCGAGCTCTTTGCTGAATCCGGATACGCACACTCGTCGATGCGTGAGCTCGCCAGGCGGATGCGCCTGACACAGACAGGGCTTCTCCACCACTTCGCCGACAAGGAAGAACTCCTGGTCGAAGTGCTCAACTTGCGCGATTCGTCCGTTGCCGACTACCTGTCGGAGCAGCACGCCACCGATGTCGCTACGCGGTCCCGCGAGGTCGCGCGTCACTCCGCGGAGCACGAGGGACTGACGTCCCTGTACATCATCCTCTCGGCCGAGGCGATTGATCGCGATCATCCGGCGCACCCGTACTTCGTCGAGCACTACCAGGCAGCCCAGACACTCACGCTCGACCCCGGCCCTGAGGCGCCCGAAGGTGCCCCGATGGGGATCAGCCCGGAGATGATCGCCACGCTGGGGACCGCCCTGCAGGACGGGCTCCAGATCCAGCGGCGATACCGGGACGACCTGGATGTCGTCGAGGCCATCGACGCCTTCTGGCGGCTCGTGGCTGCTGCTCGGGCGCACTGGGTGCAGCAGGCGGCTTCGGACGACTCCAACCGCCGCGACGACGACTCCGACTGA